The Brevundimonas sp. SORGH_AS_0993 genome segment ACCAACGAAACCCTGCGTAAGAACTGCGCCGCCGCAGGCATACCGGACAACCACGGCACTACCGTCTCGAACAGCGCCCTGATCACAACAGGCGGCGGCCTAGGCATTCTTCAACCGGAGACCGCTGATTCTCTTAGCGTCGGCTTTATCTGGACCCCCTCTTTCGTGGATCTGAACATCGCTCTCGACTACTTCGAAGTCGAGATTCAGGATCAAGTCCAAGCTCTGACGGCCGCTAGCATCGTCAATGGCTGCTACCTCTCGGAAAACTTCCCGAACGACCCGCTGTGCAGCCTGTTCACGCGTAATGGCAACACGGCGCAAAATCCGTATGAAATCACGGCTGTTAACAGCAGCTATGTCAACATTGCTCGTCAATACAACGAAGGCATTGATCTGAATGCTCGCTATCGCAAGGAGTTCAGCTTTGGTGATCTGACACTTAACGCACGCGCCAGCTACATCCTGAAATGGGAGAGCCAGCTGCGTACAGCTTCAATTCCGTCGAACAACCTCGACCAAATCGGTTCGCCTGATTGGGTCGCCAGTATCTCTGCTCGTTTTGACAAAGGCGATTGGACGGCATTCTGGAACACCGATATCGTGGACACTGTAAACAACGACCGCTTCTATACCAGCAACTCTGGAACTTTCCTGGGACAGCCGGTTTATTATCAACGCACCGTGGATACATACATTGTGCATAGCGTGTCGTTGCGTAAGAACATTGACAAGTGGCAAGTTCAAGCAGGTATCCGCAACCTGTTTGACGAAGGCGCGACCATGACGTCGGCATCGGGGGGCGGTCGCGGTGCCGGTAATGTGCCGCTATCGTCGCAATACGACTATCTAGGTCGTCGCGGCTTTATCAGCCTGACGCGTACCTGGTAAAATCGGAGACGTGCCAAAAGCAGAAGGGCGGTGGAGAAACCCACCGCCCTTTTTCTTCGAGTTGTTTTGCTCTGCATCACAAGTTTGGGTGAGCTTCCACACCAAACGGTGCATGTTGAAAGCTTCAAGCTGTCAACTCGGAAGCAAAAAAACCGAAGAGTATTTCTGCTAAAGATTCTCCCGCAACCACCCCGCCACGCGCCCCACCACATTGCCGCGATGGACTTTGGGCGCGTCTGCGGCCGTGATCTGACGCGCCATCAGCTTGCGGGCGGACACGGCCTCGCGCGGGCCGTAGGCGGCGCGCAACAACACCCCCGCCGTGGCGCAGAAGGCGGGGCCGGAGGCGGCGTCGGCCAAATGTGGCGCGCGTTGGGGTTTTCCGAGGCGGACGGGGCGGTCGAAGACGCGCACGGCCAGTTCGCGCACGCCGTTCAGTTGACTGGCGCCGCCCGTCAGGACCAGACCCGCGCCGGGTTCGAGGCCCACGCCGGCGGTCTTCAGCCGGTCGCGGAGCAGTTCCAGGGTTTCTTCTACGCGCGGGGCGATCACCGTCTTCAGCATGGCGCGGGGCACGATGACGGGGCCGGCCGAGGCGTCCTCGCCGCGCGGCGGGGCCTCCAGCATCTCGCGGTCCTCGTTGGCGCTGGCCATGGCCGAGCCGTGCAGGGTCTTCAGCCGTTCCGCGCCGGCCTTCGACGTGGACAGGCCCCGCGCGATGTCGGAGGTGACGTGGTCGCCGCCGACGTTCAGGCTCTCGATATGCAACAGGGACCGCCCGCCCCACACGGCCGCGCTGGTCGAGCCGCCTCCCATGTCGATGCAGACGGCGCCCAAGTCCATCTCGTCCTCTTCCAGCGCGGCCAGCGAGGAGACGACGGGGGCTGCGGCGACGCCCTGCAGGTCCAGGTGCGCCAGCTCCAGACAATGGCTCAGGGTCGTGAAGACGTTCTCGGCCATCGACACGACCAGCAGGTCCAGCCCCAGCGACCCGCCGCGCATCGCGCGCGGATCGTGGACGCCGCGCGCGCCGTCCACCGACCAGGCGATGGGCAGGACGTGGATCGGGCGGCGGTTGGGCAGACGGATCTGGGCCAGGGCCATGCCGATGGCGCGCGCAAGATCGGCGTCCCCGACCGGATTGGCGCCCAGCGAAACGCGCGCCTGCACCCGGTGGCTGGCCATCTGGCCGATGGCGGTGGTGACGACGACGCCGGAGACGGGGCTCTGGGCCGCGCGCTCGGCGCGTTCGACGGCGTGGCCGATGGCCTGGGCGGCCTCGTCCATATTGATGATGGCGCCGCCCTTCACGCCTTTGGACTGGACGTGGCTGGCGCCCGCGACGCGGATGGTGCGGTCGGCGTGGCGCACTCCGTCGGGCTTCATGATGAAGCAGGAGACCTTGGACTGGCCCAGGTCCAGAGCGGCGACCACGGGCGCGCGCCCGGCGCGGGGGTCCAGACCCCGGCCCTGATCGTTCGCCGCGCCGCGCTGCTTCGTCGTCATTTACGCCACATCCTCACGCCTCGCCAGCGGGCCGCACGGCGACCTCGTCGGGGGTTCTCAAGTCCACACGGGCGAAGCCCAGGTCCAGCAGGCGCTCGCGTTGGTCCAGCGCGTCCAGGCGGATCAGCGCCGCCTCCTGGTCGACGGCCGGAAGCTGAATCAGGCTGCCGTCCTTCAAACGCAGGTCCCAGCGGCGTTCATCGACCCGCACCAGGGCGTCGATCCGGCCCATCAGACGCGGCCGCTGGTTCAGGAGCGGCAGGATTTCTCCGGCCGCGGCATCGGCGCCCTTGCCCACCACCAGCGGCAGATTGGGATAGCGGCGCGCGTCCGCGCCCGTAATGACCTGGCCGCGCGCGTCGATGACCTTGATCTGACCCGCCACCTGCCAGACGGCCAGGCGGTCATGCTCCTTGACCTCGACGACCAGGGTGTCGGGCAGCAGGCGAACGACCCGCGCCTCCTTGATCCAGCCCACGGCCTGCACCCGGTCCCGGATGGCGCCCAGATCCAGGCTGGTGATGGGCTGACCGGCATAGACGCCCAGCGCCTGACGGATGGCCGGCTCGGCCTCGGCCGAGGCGCCGGCTATGTGAACCCGATTGAGCTTCAGCCCCATGCCGGCGGTCATCTTGCCGACCCCCTGGGACACGGAGGCGCCGATCCGCTCGGCGCGCGCGCCTGTGGCCAAGACGCCCACGACCAGAAGCGCGCCCGCGCCCAGGGCGATCAGGGCCGAGCGGGGCGAAATGTCGATGCGGCCGATGGCGGCCATCTTGCCGGGAATGGGCGAGGCGTTGCGCGGGGCGGCCCCGCCGCGTGACCGTCCGCCGCCACGAGGCGCCGGACCGCGTTGGGGGGCCTGACTGCCCTGTCGCCGACCGCCGCGAACTACCGCGGGCATGAGGCGTCCTCCACCATCCACCGAACCAGATCGTCGTAACTCATTCCGGCATGGGCGGCCTGCTCGGGCGCGAGCGAGGTCGGCGTCATGCCGGGCTGGGTGTTGACCTCCAACAGGACCAGATCGTCCTTAACATCGTCATAACGGAAGTCGGATCGGGAAACGCCTCGGCAACCCATGGCGGCGTGCGCGGCCTCGGCCTGGCGCAGGGCCGCCTCGAAGACGTGCGGCGGCAGGACGGCCGGCAGGACATGCACCGACCCGCCCGGCGCATATTTGGCCTCGTAGTCGTAAAAGCCCTTGGTCGGGGTGATGTCGGTCACGGTCAGGGCGCGCGG includes the following:
- the ftsA gene encoding cell division protein FtsA; the protein is MTTKQRGAANDQGRGLDPRAGRAPVVAALDLGQSKVSCFIMKPDGVRHADRTIRVAGASHVQSKGVKGGAIINMDEAAQAIGHAVERAERAAQSPVSGVVVTTAIGQMASHRVQARVSLGANPVGDADLARAIGMALAQIRLPNRRPIHVLPIAWSVDGARGVHDPRAMRGGSLGLDLLVVSMAENVFTTLSHCLELAHLDLQGVAAAPVVSSLAALEEDEMDLGAVCIDMGGGSTSAAVWGGRSLLHIESLNVGGDHVTSDIARGLSTSKAGAERLKTLHGSAMASANEDREMLEAPPRGEDASAGPVIVPRAMLKTVIAPRVEETLELLRDRLKTAGVGLEPGAGLVLTGGASQLNGVRELAVRVFDRPVRLGKPQRAPHLADAASGPAFCATAGVLLRAAYGPREAVSARKLMARQITAADAPKVHRGNVVGRVAGWLRENL
- a CDS encoding cell division protein FtsQ/DivIB; translated protein: MPAVVRGGRRQGSQAPQRGPAPRGGGRSRGGAAPRNASPIPGKMAAIGRIDISPRSALIALGAGALLVVGVLATGARAERIGASVSQGVGKMTAGMGLKLNRVHIAGASAEAEPAIRQALGVYAGQPITSLDLGAIRDRVQAVGWIKEARVVRLLPDTLVVEVKEHDRLAVWQVAGQIKVIDARGQVITGADARRYPNLPLVVGKGADAAAGEILPLLNQRPRLMGRIDALVRVDERRWDLRLKDGSLIQLPAVDQEAALIRLDALDQRERLLDLGFARVDLRTPDEVAVRPAGEA
- a CDS encoding TonB-dependent receptor, which encodes MLQPETADSLSVGFIWTPSFVDLNIALDYFEVEIQDQVQALTAASIVNGCYLSENFPNDPLCSLFTRNGNTAQNPYEITAVNSSYVNIARQYNEGIDLNARYRKEFSFGDLTLNARASYILKWESQLRTASIPSNNLDQIGSPDWVASISARFDKGDWTAFWNTDIVDTVNNDRFYTSNSGTFLGQPVYYQRTVDTYIVHSVSLRKNIDKWQVQAGIRNLFDEGATMTSASGGGRGAGNVPLSSQYDYLGRRGFISLTRTW